In the Moraxella osloensis genome, AAAATCTGGCATGCTTCATGGCAACGCCGTGGGGAGTAGCAAAAAATACCACATCACATGCGGCTAATTTTTTTTCATCCAAATCCGAAAACGTTAAATCGGTCACGCCCCGCAAACTTGGAAACATATCATCGACGCGTCTGCCCGCTTCTGAGCGCGATGTCAGCATCGTAATTTGTGCCTGTGGATGACGACTCAATAGTCGAATTAGCTCTACGCCAGTGTAGCCTGTGCCACCGACAATACCTACTTTGATCATGGTCGTCTCCTAATGTTGTTATTAAAGTTTGTACTCATGCACCGCATCAATAAAAGCTTTGGCATGGTCAGGATTAACCCATTGGTTAATGCCATGACCTAAGTTTGCTATATAGCCTGTTTTGTCACCGAGGCTATAGGCGTCCTGTAACATCAAATGCGCCTGCTGGCGAATATGCTCAGGCGATGCAAATAATGTTGCGGGGTCAAGATTACCTTGCAGCGCGATGCCTGTATGCAGCTTTTGGTGCAATTTGGTCAATGCTTTTTGCTGTTCAAAGACGATGCTGCGGGCTCTATCCAGTGGCATCGTCCAATCAAGTCCTAGCGCATCGGCGCCACTGTGGCATTGGGTATCTAACCACAATCCGCCACCTTTGGTAAACAAAACCACAGGTACCTCTGGGTATGTTGCTTTGATTGCCGCAACAATTTTAGTGTTGTAATGGTGCGAGAATTCAACAAATTGGCGATGCGCCAATGCCCCACCCCAACTATCAAAAATTTGTACTAACTGCGCGCCTGCCGCTATTTGCGCTAGCAAATAATCAATCACGGCATCGGTGATTTTAGCGAGCAGCGCATGCAAGGTCTCAGGCTCGCCATACAACATGGCTTTGGCATAGCGGTATTCTTTAGAACTACCGCCTTCAATCATATAGGTCGCTAGCGTCCACGGACTGCCTGAGAAGCCAAATAATGGCGCGCGACCTGCCAGCGCATGACGAATACTGGTCACCGCTTTCATCACATAGTCAAGTGCATCTGCCATCGCGACGGTTGGCAAGGCTTCAACCTCTGCCATGCTTCTGACAGTTTTGTGAAATTTTGGACCTTCCCCTGCCTCAAAATACAGACCCAAACCGAGCGCATCAGGAATGGTTAAAATATCACTAAACAAAATCGCCGCATCCAACTCAAAACGGCGAAATGGCTGAATGGTGACTTCCGTCGCCAAATCGGTATTTTTGCAAAGCGATAAAAAGTCGCCGGCTTGGGCGCGGGTTTTTTTATACTCAGGCAAATATCGACCGGCTTGTCGCATCATCCACACAGGCGTCACATCCACTGGTTCAAAACGCATGGCTCTTAAAATGCGGTCATTTTTTAACATCGGAAAATTATGGGTCATGTCATTGCCTTTAAAAATAATCTTGGGTAAAAATACTTTTGGGTAAAAAAATATTGAATCAGTCTAAAAGTAGTTAAATTTCAATCAAAAATTGTCGAAAATTATACAATAATCGCCATATTATCACGATGTACCATCACGTGGCGTTCCTCATTTTTACCCAAAATCGCTTCGATGTCGCTATTGCGTTTGCGAGCGATGCGCCGAGCTTCATTTGATGAGAAATCCACTTGACCGACCGCGATACGTACCCCTGTTTTATCAACGCACTCCACCACATCGCCCTCATCAAAATCACCTTGCACTTCAATCACACCGACAGGCAATAAGCTTTTGTTATTTTTAATGATGGCATCCACTGCGCCATCGTCAATCACCAAGCGACCTGCCATACGCAGATGCGCGGCTAACCATTGTTTTTTGGCAATGCGTTTATCATCGTCATTGGTGGTGAGCATCGTACCTAACGATTCCCCTTTGACCACGCGATTAATCACGTTATCGATGCTGCCGCTGACAATCACGGTGGGACAACCACCCATTGCCGCAAGCCTTGCCGCACGAATTTTGGTAATCATCCCACCACGACCCAATTTGCCGCCATCCCCCGCCACGTCAAACAAATAATCTGCCATTGCCCGCTCAGTCTTAATCAGCTTCGCATCCGGGTTGGTGCGAGGGTTATCGGTGAATACGCCTTGCTGGTCGGTCAATATAATGTATAAATCGGCTTTGACCATGGCTGCCACCATCGCACCTAAACTGTCATTATCACCAAATTTGATTTCATCGACACTGACGGTGTCATTTTCGTTAATGACAGGCAGCACTCGCCATTCAAGTAGCTGATTTAAGGTACTGGCGGTATTGAGATAACGATTTCGATTAGCAAGATCGTCATGTGTCAGTAGCAACTGCGCGCTTTGTACACCATACTGAATCAATGCCGACCACCAAGTTTCAATCAAGCCCATCTGC is a window encoding:
- the hemE gene encoding uroporphyrinogen decarboxylase; the protein is MTHNFPMLKNDRILRAMRFEPVDVTPVWMMRQAGRYLPEYKKTRAQAGDFLSLCKNTDLATEVTIQPFRRFELDAAILFSDILTIPDALGLGLYFEAGEGPKFHKTVRSMAEVEALPTVAMADALDYVMKAVTSIRHALAGRAPLFGFSGSPWTLATYMIEGGSSKEYRYAKAMLYGEPETLHALLAKITDAVIDYLLAQIAAGAQLVQIFDSWGGALAHRQFVEFSHHYNTKIVAAIKATYPEVPVVLFTKGGGLWLDTQCHSGADALGLDWTMPLDRARSIVFEQQKALTKLHQKLHTGIALQGNLDPATLFASPEHIRQQAHLMLQDAYSLGDKTGYIANLGHGINQWVNPDHAKAFIDAVHEYKL
- the proB gene encoding glutamate 5-kinase; the protein is MTANASPSSTKKALKSNTIVVKIGSSLLTNNGKGLDRTAIYEWAKQIAKLHNEGYQVLLVSSGAVAEGVVRMNLEERPKKLQALQACAAIGQMGLIETWWSALIQYGVQSAQLLLTHDDLANRNRYLNTASTLNQLLEWRVLPVINENDTVSVDEIKFGDNDSLGAMVAAMVKADLYIILTDQQGVFTDNPRTNPDAKLIKTERAMADYLFDVAGDGGKLGRGGMITKIRAARLAAMGGCPTVIVSGSIDNVINRVVKGESLGTMLTTNDDDKRIAKKQWLAAHLRMAGRLVIDDGAVDAIIKNNKSLLPVGVIEVQGDFDEGDVVECVDKTGVRIAVGQVDFSSNEARRIARKRNSDIEAILGKNEERHVMVHRDNMAIIV